One genomic region from Aggregicoccus sp. 17bor-14 encodes:
- a CDS encoding HAMP domain-containing sensor histidine kinase, translating to MLRRLMPTLLLLGLGFLALAWGLASLQRIFLQEAEDARAQLAGRRSTLEQYAREVLARTLQARMEASLPELEAALVDPLLPADHLFVARGGRQYLPRLVRASPGAEGAAREAHAQLSSALAGRTPLPAAGSALALRLAPLAAALSTSDAAPGPAQGAGAPPPRSAPGLSAVASSAGAAAGLANPEPLLLALGQARVEHPLPVPQELALALLVAERLQRGALTPAPVRALVREGYGEGPERLPGLQRELLRMRGRLGEGDFAFLRERIARLSYALQVPADDFMARAYEQGAGALVLPESLGSPTLVGERWYLEPLESGAVRGLAVDPARLLEALARELQEKGLAGKDARVSLEPGGAVQPLSRLAVQVQLPEWAAAEADIAQRYGLKTGLVAACAALAAAIVVLAGVAQHRKYRFVELKSDFVATVSHELRTPLASIRLLAESLERRAGSVPEARDYPQRIVQAADGLHFLVENILSFNRIDKGRWSPRPARVRLEELLGPVREELHAQAPGAELQVEGGDVALQVDPQLARLLLSNLARNACTYNRRSPVRLRLAASLQGARVLVEVQDNGLGIPEGEWERVFQDFYRLERPEHEVHGSGLGLALCRKIMQVHGGHIRVHASSPEGTTFLLSFPAPSHELA from the coding sequence ATGCTGCGCCGGCTGATGCCCACGCTGCTGCTGCTGGGCCTGGGCTTCCTCGCGCTCGCGTGGGGGCTCGCGAGCCTGCAGCGCATCTTCCTGCAGGAGGCGGAGGACGCGCGCGCCCAGCTCGCGGGGCGCCGCAGCACGCTCGAGCAGTACGCGCGCGAGGTGCTCGCGCGCACGCTGCAGGCGCGCATGGAGGCGAGCCTCCCCGAGCTGGAGGCCGCGCTCGTGGACCCGCTGCTGCCGGCGGACCACCTCTTCGTCGCGCGCGGAGGACGCCAGTACCTGCCCCGGCTCGTGCGCGCGAGCCCGGGTGCCGAGGGCGCCGCGCGCGAGGCCCACGCCCAGCTCTCCAGCGCGCTCGCGGGCAGAACGCCCCTGCCCGCCGCGGGAAGCGCGCTCGCGCTGCGCCTCGCGCCGCTCGCCGCCGCGCTCTCTACGTCCGATGCAGCGCCGGGCCCTGCGCAGGGCGCGGGCGCACCGCCGCCCCGGAGCGCTCCGGGGCTCTCGGCGGTGGCGTCCAGCGCCGGTGCTGCGGCCGGCCTGGCAAACCCCGAGCCGCTGCTCCTCGCGCTCGGACAGGCGCGCGTGGAGCACCCGCTGCCGGTGCCGCAGGAGCTCGCGCTCGCCCTGCTCGTCGCCGAGCGGCTGCAGCGCGGCGCGCTCACGCCCGCGCCGGTGCGCGCGCTGGTGCGCGAGGGCTACGGCGAGGGCCCCGAGCGCCTCCCCGGGCTGCAGCGCGAGCTCTTGCGGATGCGCGGGCGGCTGGGGGAGGGGGACTTCGCCTTCCTGCGCGAGCGCATCGCGCGCCTCAGCTACGCGCTGCAGGTCCCCGCGGACGACTTCATGGCGCGCGCGTACGAGCAGGGTGCGGGCGCGCTCGTGCTGCCCGAGTCGCTCGGCTCGCCCACGCTGGTGGGCGAGCGCTGGTACCTCGAGCCGCTCGAGAGCGGCGCGGTGCGCGGGCTCGCCGTGGACCCGGCGCGGCTGCTCGAGGCGCTCGCGCGCGAGCTCCAGGAGAAGGGGCTCGCGGGCAAGGACGCGCGGGTGAGCCTGGAGCCGGGCGGCGCGGTGCAGCCGCTCTCGCGCCTCGCGGTGCAGGTGCAGCTGCCCGAGTGGGCGGCGGCCGAGGCGGACATCGCCCAGCGCTACGGCCTGAAGACGGGGCTGGTGGCGGCGTGCGCGGCGCTGGCCGCGGCCATCGTGGTGCTCGCCGGCGTGGCGCAGCACCGCAAGTACCGCTTCGTGGAGCTCAAGAGCGACTTCGTGGCCACGGTGAGCCACGAGCTGCGCACGCCCCTCGCCTCCATCCGGCTGCTCGCCGAGAGCCTGGAGCGGCGCGCGGGGAGCGTGCCCGAGGCGCGCGACTACCCGCAGCGCATCGTGCAGGCGGCGGACGGGCTGCACTTCCTCGTGGAGAACATCCTCTCCTTCAACCGCATCGACAAGGGACGCTGGAGCCCGCGCCCCGCGCGCGTGCGGCTCGAGGAGTTGCTCGGGCCCGTGCGCGAGGAGCTGCACGCGCAGGCGCCCGGCGCAGAGCTGCAGGTAGAGGGCGGGGACGTGGCGCTGCAGGTGGACCCGCAGCTCGCGCGCCTGCTCCTGAGCAACCTCGCGCGCAACGCGTGCACCTACAACCGCCGCAGCCCCGTGCGCCTGCGCCTCGCCGCGAGCCTGCAGGGCGCGCGCGTGCTCGTGGAGGTGCAGGACAACGGCCTGGGCATCCCCGAGGGCGAGTGGGAGCGCGTGTTCCAGGACTTCTACCGGCTCGAGCGCCCGGAGCACGAGGTGCACGGCAGTGGCCTCGGGCTCGCGCTGTGCCGCAAGATCATGCAGGTGCACGGAGGCCACATCCGCGTGCACGCCTCCAGCCCCGAGGGCACCACCTTCCTGCTCAGCTTCCCCGCTCCTTCCCACGAGCTCGCATGA
- a CDS encoding response regulator transcription factor has translation MTTARPSILIVEDDPHLRTGLRDNLQDEGYEVALAANAREAESQLAQRTFDLLILDVMMPGEDGYSLCRRLRAGGLTSMVLMLTARTLEDDLVRGFEAGAQDYLGKPYRLRELLARVAALVRRTGAAAPQVMAFGGFTLDLGRRSLSRGAEEIELTRTEFDLLVYLLRHRDRALTRDAILDAVWGTDVVVDPRTVDNFVSSLKKKLAWTSASPWAIHTLRGVGYRMELEPRAMTER, from the coding sequence ATGACCACCGCCCGCCCCTCCATCCTGATCGTCGAGGACGACCCGCACCTGCGCACCGGCCTGCGCGACAACCTGCAGGACGAGGGCTACGAGGTGGCGCTCGCGGCCAACGCGCGCGAGGCCGAGTCCCAGCTCGCCCAGCGCACTTTCGATCTGCTCATCCTGGACGTGATGATGCCGGGCGAGGACGGCTACAGCCTGTGCCGGCGCCTGCGCGCAGGGGGGCTCACCAGCATGGTGCTGATGCTCACCGCGCGCACGCTGGAGGACGACCTGGTGCGCGGCTTCGAGGCGGGCGCGCAGGACTACCTGGGCAAGCCCTACCGGCTGCGCGAGCTGCTCGCGCGCGTGGCGGCGCTGGTGCGGCGCACGGGCGCGGCCGCGCCACAGGTGATGGCCTTCGGCGGCTTCACGCTGGACCTCGGGCGCCGCAGCCTGAGCCGCGGCGCCGAGGAGATCGAGCTCACCCGCACGGAGTTCGACCTGCTCGTGTACCTGCTGCGCCACCGCGACCGCGCCCTCACGCGCGACGCCATCCTGGATGCGGTGTGGGGCACCGACGTGGTCGTGGACCCGCGCACCGTGGACAACTTCGTCAGCAGCCTGAAGAAGAAGCTCGCCTGGACGAGCGCGAGCCCCTGGGCCATCCACACGCTGCGCGGCGTGGGCTACCGGATGGAGCTCGAGCCGCGCGCCATGACCGAACGATGA
- a CDS encoding energy transducer TonB — MFQSVIETQGMRHGRFGTGAFISFAVHAGLLAGVLWLTAPRPEVEVQGPKDLVIHLGPKAPMVAKGYRDPAPAATVRPKPRADRIPRHAPTARPPEATPTDTPPSPPAADEVPAREGVLGGDPRGSITSSLTNIPFVPSSEGQPTGEDVLVFGSGMTKPRMVSGPALEYTREALEAHVEGTLIVRCTITREGETEACKVLKGLPHLSEAVRSALEARRYTPVTFQGRPVSVSYVFNVQLKLPQ; from the coding sequence ATGTTCCAGTCGGTCATCGAAACCCAGGGCATGCGGCACGGGCGCTTCGGCACGGGCGCCTTCATCTCCTTCGCGGTGCACGCGGGGCTGCTCGCCGGCGTGCTGTGGCTCACGGCGCCTCGCCCGGAGGTGGAGGTTCAGGGGCCCAAGGACCTGGTCATCCACCTCGGTCCCAAGGCGCCGATGGTCGCCAAGGGCTACCGCGACCCCGCTCCCGCGGCCACCGTGCGCCCCAAGCCCCGCGCGGACCGCATCCCGCGCCACGCGCCCACCGCGCGTCCGCCGGAGGCCACGCCCACCGACACGCCCCCGTCGCCGCCCGCCGCGGACGAGGTGCCTGCTCGGGAGGGCGTGCTGGGGGGCGACCCGCGCGGCAGCATCACGAGCTCCCTGACGAACATCCCCTTCGTCCCGAGCAGCGAAGGGCAGCCCACGGGCGAGGACGTGCTCGTCTTCGGCAGCGGGATGACCAAGCCCCGCATGGTCTCCGGCCCCGCGCTCGAGTACACGCGCGAGGCGCTGGAGGCGCACGTGGAGGGCACGCTGATCGTGCGCTGCACCATCACCCGCGAGGGTGAGACGGAGGCCTGCAAGGTGCTCAAGGGGCTGCCGCACCTGAGCGAGGCCGTGCGCAGCGCGCTCGAGGCGCGCCGCTACACGCCGGTGACCTTCCAGGGCCGCCCGGTGAGCGTCTCCTACGTCTTCAACGTGCAGCTGAAGCTGCCGCAGTAG
- a CDS encoding SDR family oxidoreductase has translation MSKPLALASRWVLVTGASSGLGLEMARVLARVHRANLVLVARRRERLDALAAELQRDCGVQALAVAADLAEGGAAERVLAQATAEGRTLSAVVLNAGVTFYGEALAQEPAQLEALVRTNVLGMVDLASRAARHMVQAREPGALLMVSSVGGLMPLPYQAAYGASKAFVTSYGLSLGEELRAHGVSVTVFAPGGIATELLELSGLDAKFKAGQVGVMEAPACAERAVAALVSRRALVVPGLLNQALAAAPRLLPRRFLAARVAALYRPSR, from the coding sequence ATGTCCAAGCCACTCGCGCTCGCCTCCCGCTGGGTCCTCGTCACCGGTGCCTCCTCGGGGCTGGGGCTGGAGATGGCGCGGGTGCTCGCGCGCGTGCACCGGGCGAACCTGGTGCTGGTGGCGCGCCGGCGCGAGCGCCTGGACGCGCTCGCCGCCGAGCTGCAGAGGGACTGCGGGGTGCAGGCGCTCGCGGTGGCGGCGGACCTCGCGGAAGGGGGCGCCGCCGAGCGCGTGCTCGCGCAGGCGACGGCGGAGGGGCGCACCCTGAGCGCCGTGGTGCTCAACGCGGGCGTCACCTTCTACGGCGAGGCGCTCGCGCAGGAGCCCGCGCAGCTGGAGGCGCTGGTGCGCACCAACGTGCTGGGCATGGTGGACCTGGCCTCGCGCGCCGCGCGCCACATGGTGCAGGCCCGCGAGCCGGGCGCCCTGCTGATGGTCTCCAGCGTCGGGGGCCTGATGCCCCTGCCCTACCAGGCGGCCTACGGCGCCTCGAAGGCCTTCGTCACCAGCTACGGCCTCAGCCTGGGCGAGGAGCTGCGCGCGCACGGGGTGAGCGTCACGGTGTTCGCCCCCGGCGGCATCGCCACCGAGCTGCTCGAGCTGAGCGGCCTGGATGCGAAGTTCAAGGCCGGACAGGTGGGGGTGATGGAGGCGCCCGCCTGCGCGGAGCGGGCGGTGGCGGCGCTCGTCTCGCGCCGGGCGCTGGTGGTGCCCGGGCTGCTCAACCAGGCGCTCGCGGCGGCCCCCCGGCTCCTGCCGCGCCGCTTCCTCGCGGCCCGGGTGGCGGCGCTCTACCGTCCTTCGCGCTGA
- the pdxA gene encoding 4-hydroxythreonine-4-phosphate dehydrogenase PdxA has protein sequence MPAPRRAQRSERPVVGISLGDPSGIGPEVTAAALALPRVRRALVPVVFGDGPTLARLAPLGAYPRAAALGARPQGPLCIEVSRLPAPARRPGRPSLEGGRAQYAYVRAAIDAARAGHVDALCTAPVSKEQISRAGIPFMGHTEVLAEAFGREVLMLMDGPRLRVALATNHVPIAQLPSLLSAEGLLAQLRLLHASFRPRLGRRPRIAVLGLNPHAGEGGLLGREEVEVIAPAVARARGERIDAHGPLPADGLFAHFGDGKGRPFPYDAVLAMYHDQALIPAKALDFVHTVNVTLGLPVPRTSPDHGTAYAIAGKGEASCLPMAEALLKAAELARLR, from the coding sequence GTGCCCGCCCCGCGCCGCGCGCAGCGCAGCGAGCGCCCCGTCGTCGGCATCTCGCTCGGAGACCCCTCGGGCATCGGGCCCGAGGTCACGGCCGCGGCGCTCGCGCTGCCCCGCGTGCGCCGCGCGCTCGTCCCGGTGGTGTTCGGGGACGGCCCCACGCTCGCGCGCCTCGCCCCGCTGGGCGCCTACCCGCGCGCGGCCGCGCTCGGCGCCCGCCCCCAGGGCCCCCTGTGCATCGAGGTGAGCCGGCTGCCCGCGCCGGCGCGCCGCCCCGGGCGCCCCAGCCTGGAGGGAGGCCGCGCGCAGTACGCCTACGTGCGCGCGGCGATCGACGCGGCGCGCGCGGGCCACGTGGACGCGCTGTGCACGGCGCCCGTGAGCAAGGAGCAGATCAGCCGCGCGGGCATCCCCTTCATGGGGCACACCGAGGTCCTCGCCGAGGCCTTCGGGCGCGAGGTGCTGATGCTGATGGACGGGCCGCGGCTGCGCGTGGCGCTCGCCACCAACCACGTGCCCATCGCGCAGCTGCCCTCGCTGCTGAGCGCGGAGGGGCTGCTCGCCCAGCTGCGCCTGCTGCACGCCTCCTTCCGGCCGCGCCTCGGGCGGCGCCCGCGCATCGCGGTGCTCGGGCTGAACCCGCACGCGGGCGAGGGGGGGCTGCTGGGCCGCGAGGAGGTGGAGGTCATCGCCCCGGCGGTGGCGCGCGCGCGGGGCGAGCGCATCGATGCGCACGGGCCGCTGCCGGCGGACGGGCTCTTCGCCCACTTCGGGGACGGGAAGGGCCGCCCCTTCCCCTACGACGCGGTGCTCGCCATGTACCACGACCAGGCGCTCATCCCGGCCAAGGCCCTGGACTTCGTGCACACCGTGAACGTGACCCTGGGGCTGCCGGTGCCGCGCACCAGCCCCGACCACGGCACCGCGTACGCCATCGCGGGCAAGGGCGAGGCGAGCTGCCTGCCCATGGCCGAGGCCCTGCTCAAGGCGGCGGAGCTCGCGCGTTTGAGGTAG
- a CDS encoding peptidylprolyl isomerase, which produces MTKQRTMALGAALALLLGAGPAGAEVVDRVAAVVNQDIITLSEVELRAGPELEKLGAVRDPKKRGEERQKLLKRVTDQLIGEKLMEKEVKEMGLSTTDKELDQAIDDVLQQNNLKSREELEERIRSEGLSMQEYREMLSGQMSRMKLVQLKVQPRIKLSEADLRSEYAQYTRNERGDAEVHCRHILVQVPKNASPEQVEAAHKRALAIAAEARRPGMDFEALARARSEGPSAADGGDLGFFRRGQMVPAFDRVAFGLKEGEVSDPVRTDFGWHVIKVEERRAIDVPKFEDVKEQLAEKLRREKTEKFVEQYVQELRQKAVVQVKL; this is translated from the coding sequence ATGACGAAGCAGAGGACGATGGCACTGGGCGCGGCGCTCGCGCTGCTGCTGGGCGCGGGGCCCGCAGGCGCCGAGGTCGTGGACCGGGTGGCCGCCGTGGTGAACCAGGACATCATCACGCTCTCCGAGGTGGAGCTGCGCGCCGGCCCCGAGCTCGAGAAGCTGGGCGCCGTGCGCGACCCCAAGAAGCGCGGCGAGGAGCGCCAGAAGCTGCTCAAGCGCGTGACCGACCAGCTCATCGGCGAGAAGCTGATGGAGAAGGAGGTCAAGGAGATGGGCCTCTCCACCACCGACAAGGAGCTGGACCAGGCCATCGACGACGTGCTCCAGCAGAACAACCTCAAGAGCCGCGAGGAGCTCGAGGAGCGCATCCGCTCCGAGGGCCTGAGCATGCAGGAGTACCGCGAGATGCTCAGCGGCCAGATGTCGCGCATGAAGCTGGTGCAGCTCAAGGTGCAGCCGCGCATCAAGCTCAGCGAGGCGGACCTGCGCAGCGAGTACGCCCAGTACACCCGCAACGAGCGCGGCGACGCCGAGGTCCACTGCCGCCACATCCTCGTGCAGGTGCCCAAGAACGCCTCCCCCGAGCAGGTGGAGGCCGCGCACAAGCGCGCGCTGGCCATCGCCGCCGAGGCGCGCCGGCCGGGCATGGACTTCGAGGCGCTCGCGCGCGCGCGCAGCGAGGGCCCCAGCGCCGCGGACGGCGGCGACCTCGGCTTCTTCCGCCGCGGCCAGATGGTGCCCGCCTTCGACCGCGTCGCCTTCGGCCTCAAGGAGGGCGAGGTGAGCGACCCGGTGCGCACCGACTTCGGCTGGCACGTCATCAAGGTGGAGGAGCGCCGCGCCATCGACGTGCCCAAGTTCGAGGACGTGAAGGAGCAGCTCGCCGAGAAGCTGCGCCGCGAGAAGACCGAGAAGTTCGTGGAGCAGTACGTCCAGGAGCTGCGGCAGAAGGCCGTGGTGCAGGTGAAGCTCTAG
- a CDS encoding peptidyl-prolyl cis-trans isomerase, translating into MSPVPSRRPLLPLAAALLGALALLGGCRKAAQESPDANTVATVNGEAVARADFERELSNEVAPELTPQEVEPFKRALLDTRVNQLLLLQAARQNNVTVSAAEVDRGVLRLSSDYPEGNFSEALSQGQKSMADLKAETAASLTIEKLYAEHVYPRVAVTEEELRAYWAAHEADFNEPEQVRAAQLVVKGLDEARRLQKELKSGKKFADLARRYSLSPDAKVGGDLGFFARGQMPPEFEEVAFRLRVGEVSDVVSTDYGYHLFRVLERRPARHRELAEVRPQVEARLLEDKRLQAQEDYLKGLKARAQVWVNEPVLQALKVRANGAKVASPEPGGP; encoded by the coding sequence ATGTCCCCGGTCCCCTCCCGCCGCCCGCTCCTCCCCCTCGCCGCCGCGCTGCTCGGCGCGCTCGCGCTGCTGGGCGGCTGCCGCAAGGCGGCCCAGGAGTCGCCGGACGCGAACACCGTCGCCACGGTGAACGGCGAGGCGGTGGCGCGCGCGGACTTCGAGCGCGAGCTCTCCAACGAGGTGGCGCCCGAGCTCACCCCGCAGGAGGTGGAGCCCTTCAAGCGCGCGCTGCTGGACACCCGGGTGAACCAGCTGCTGCTCCTGCAGGCGGCGCGGCAGAACAACGTGACGGTGAGCGCGGCCGAGGTGGACCGCGGCGTGCTGCGGCTCTCCAGCGACTACCCCGAGGGCAACTTCAGCGAGGCGCTGAGCCAGGGGCAGAAGTCCATGGCGGACCTCAAGGCCGAGACGGCCGCGAGCCTCACCATCGAGAAGCTCTACGCCGAGCACGTGTACCCGCGCGTCGCCGTGACCGAGGAGGAGCTGCGCGCGTACTGGGCCGCGCACGAGGCGGACTTCAACGAGCCCGAGCAGGTGCGCGCCGCGCAGCTGGTGGTGAAGGGCCTGGACGAGGCGCGAAGGCTGCAGAAGGAGCTCAAGAGCGGCAAGAAGTTCGCGGACCTCGCGCGCCGCTACTCCCTCAGCCCGGACGCGAAGGTGGGCGGGGACCTGGGCTTCTTCGCGCGCGGGCAGATGCCGCCGGAGTTCGAGGAGGTGGCCTTCCGGCTGCGCGTGGGCGAGGTCTCCGACGTGGTGAGCACCGACTACGGCTACCACCTCTTCCGCGTCCTCGAGCGCCGCCCTGCGCGCCACCGCGAGCTGGCAGAGGTCCGCCCCCAGGTGGAGGCGCGCCTGCTCGAGGACAAGCGGCTGCAGGCCCAGGAGGACTACCTCAAGGGCCTCAAGGCGCGCGCCCAGGTCTGGGTGAACGAGCCGGTGCTGCAGGCGCTCAAGGTGCGCGCGAACGGTGCGAAGGTGGCCAGCCCCGAGCCGGGCGGGCCGTGA
- a CDS encoding HPP family protein has translation MQQQPSPAEDSDLDHVSVLPTDTLFYALQVMQAHGRRLLPVLDAQGELVGLLTEAHLLGAWRADPLLPVSEVMAPHPAPRAPWLPGEGPETRVVTAAQALEASGVGEEGERWSH, from the coding sequence ATGCAGCAGCAGCCCTCACCCGCGGAAGACAGCGACCTGGACCATGTCAGTGTTTTGCCCACAGACACCCTCTTCTATGCCCTGCAGGTGATGCAGGCCCACGGCCGGCGGCTGCTGCCGGTGCTGGACGCGCAGGGGGAGCTGGTCGGCCTGTTGACCGAGGCGCACCTGCTGGGCGCCTGGCGCGCGGATCCGCTGCTGCCCGTCTCCGAGGTGATGGCGCCCCACCCGGCGCCGCGCGCCCCGTGGCTGCCGGGCGAGGGGCCCGAGACCCGCGTCGTGACGGCCGCGCAGGCGCTCGAGGCGAGCGGCGTGGGCGAGGAGGGGGAGCGCTGGAGCCACTAG
- a CDS encoding DUF1877 family protein: MSLGVHFALQPAQLQALRAAEGEDEVMGRVRELEETWDEASLYESHKAWDPLQRMLSDGGVLELAMLGGRRLLPGGRGYSVVLVLPDDVRSVAAGLQALTPEWFAQRFRDLAATGYVSAGDDVEGRWLWSHLCGLRDFFTRAAENHRAVLFTVDA; encoded by the coding sequence ATGAGCCTCGGAGTCCACTTCGCCCTCCAACCCGCGCAGCTGCAGGCGCTCCGCGCCGCGGAAGGGGAGGACGAGGTGATGGGGCGGGTGCGCGAGCTCGAGGAGACCTGGGACGAGGCGAGCCTCTACGAGAGCCACAAGGCGTGGGACCCGCTGCAGCGGATGCTCTCGGACGGCGGCGTGCTGGAGCTCGCGATGCTCGGCGGACGCAGGCTGCTGCCGGGCGGCCGTGGCTACTCCGTGGTGCTGGTGCTGCCGGACGACGTGCGCTCGGTGGCGGCGGGGCTGCAGGCCCTCACGCCGGAGTGGTTCGCGCAGCGCTTCCGCGACCTCGCCGCCACGGGCTACGTGAGCGCCGGGGACGACGTGGAGGGCCGCTGGCTGTGGAGCCACCTGTGCGGCCTGCGCGACTTCTTCACCCGCGCGGCCGAGAACCACCGCGCGGTGCTCTTCACCGTAGATGCGTAG
- a CDS encoding radical SAM protein has protein sequence MPAARPHIEPRRLPSADSVVVKETYLSVQGESSHAGLLCAFVRLTGCHLRCSYCDSEFAFHGGQRRSIADVVQEVRGMNAPLVEVTGGEPLLQPGVYPLMEALLAEGLTVLLETSGAIDVRLVPPAVHKIVDMKTPSSGECDRNDLRNLTSMNGNDELKLVIGSREDYDWSRRLIEEHGLLKKPYGLLFSTVFEKLHPRELAEWIIADRLPVRFQLQLHKYVWDPVARGV, from the coding sequence ATGCCCGCCGCGCGCCCCCATATCGAGCCCCGCCGCCTCCCCTCCGCCGACTCGGTGGTGGTGAAGGAGACCTACCTCTCGGTGCAGGGCGAGAGCTCGCACGCGGGGCTGCTGTGCGCCTTCGTGCGGCTCACCGGCTGCCACCTGCGCTGCAGCTACTGCGACAGCGAGTTCGCCTTCCACGGCGGGCAGCGGCGCAGCATCGCGGACGTGGTGCAGGAGGTGCGCGGGATGAACGCGCCCCTGGTGGAGGTGACCGGCGGCGAGCCCCTGCTGCAGCCGGGCGTCTACCCGCTGATGGAGGCGCTGCTCGCCGAGGGGCTCACCGTGCTGCTGGAGACCTCGGGCGCCATCGACGTGCGGCTCGTGCCCCCGGCGGTCCACAAGATCGTGGACATGAAGACGCCGTCCTCGGGCGAGTGCGACCGCAACGACCTGCGCAACCTCACCAGCATGAACGGCAACGACGAGCTCAAGCTCGTCATCGGCAGCCGCGAGGACTACGACTGGAGCCGCCGGCTCATCGAGGAGCACGGCCTGCTGAAGAAGCCCTACGGGCTGCTCTTCTCCACCGTGTTCGAGAAGCTGCACCCGCGCGAGCTCGCCGAGTGGATCATCGCGGACCGGCTCCCGGTGCGCTTCCAGCTGCAGCTGCACAAGTACGTCTGGGACCCGGTCGCGCGCGGGGTCTAG
- the nudC gene encoding NAD(+) diphosphatase — MPSALFVPGHQAPEPAPGAPAQLVLAQGMEVVVAQAEGAAPQLPAFAQVQPLADGPLHFLGMLGEQACFTAPLRAGVELPAPLRLAPARTLYGTVDEARFGMVGRAIAISEWDVMHRYCGRCATPTQLAEGERARRCPACHAVFYPRISPAVIVLIERGDEVLLARGANFPGKWFSLLAGFVEPGESLEETVVREVREEVGVELREVRYFGSQPWPFGRSLMVGFTAQYAGGALQLDPKEIAEAAWFRADAMPPLPPPLSIARRLIDDYLARKGQAPR, encoded by the coding sequence ATGCCCAGCGCCCTCTTCGTCCCCGGTCACCAGGCTCCCGAACCCGCTCCCGGCGCCCCGGCGCAGCTGGTGCTCGCCCAGGGCATGGAGGTGGTGGTGGCGCAGGCCGAGGGCGCGGCGCCGCAGCTGCCCGCCTTCGCGCAGGTGCAGCCCCTCGCGGACGGCCCCCTGCACTTCCTCGGCATGCTGGGCGAGCAGGCCTGCTTCACCGCGCCGCTGCGCGCAGGGGTGGAGCTGCCCGCGCCGCTGCGGCTCGCGCCCGCGCGCACGCTCTACGGCACGGTGGACGAGGCGCGCTTCGGCATGGTGGGGCGCGCCATCGCCATCAGCGAGTGGGACGTGATGCACCGCTACTGCGGGCGCTGCGCCACCCCCACGCAGCTCGCCGAGGGCGAGCGGGCGCGCCGCTGCCCCGCCTGCCACGCGGTCTTCTACCCGCGCATCAGCCCCGCGGTGATCGTGCTCATCGAGCGCGGGGACGAGGTGCTGCTCGCGCGCGGGGCGAACTTCCCCGGCAAGTGGTTCAGCCTGCTCGCGGGCTTCGTGGAGCCGGGCGAGTCGCTCGAGGAGACGGTGGTGCGCGAGGTGCGCGAGGAGGTGGGCGTGGAGCTGCGCGAGGTGCGCTACTTCGGCAGCCAGCCCTGGCCCTTCGGGCGCTCGCTGATGGTGGGCTTCACCGCGCAGTACGCGGGCGGCGCGCTGCAGCTGGACCCGAAGGAGATCGCGGAAGCCGCGTGGTTCCGCGCGGACGCGATGCCGCCCCTGCCCCCGCCGCTCTCCATCGCGCGCCGCCTCATCGACGACTACCTCGCGCGCAAGGGGCAGGCTCCCCGCTAG
- a CDS encoding GNAT family N-acetyltransferase: MSSSPDAPSFALRFITPADPLYAGELELRFRVLREPLGRPRESVTFPFEAQSLHLVAHAGDEVVGCVLFHPDSAAGEPSGGRLFQMAVSPRLQGQGLGARLVRHLEAELRRRGVARVHLHARAAVLPFYERLGYAVYGEPFEEVGVPHRHMQRLLAEG, translated from the coding sequence GTGTCCTCCTCCCCTGACGCGCCCTCCTTCGCGCTGCGCTTCATCACCCCCGCGGACCCGCTCTACGCGGGCGAGCTGGAGCTGCGCTTCCGCGTGCTGCGCGAGCCCCTGGGCCGCCCGCGCGAGAGCGTCACCTTCCCCTTCGAGGCGCAGAGCCTGCACCTCGTCGCGCATGCAGGCGACGAGGTGGTGGGCTGCGTGCTCTTCCACCCGGACAGCGCCGCTGGCGAGCCCTCCGGCGGGCGGCTCTTCCAGATGGCGGTGAGCCCGCGGCTGCAGGGCCAGGGGCTGGGGGCGCGGCTGGTGCGCCACCTCGAGGCGGAGCTGCGGCGGCGCGGGGTGGCGCGGGTGCACCTGCACGCGCGCGCGGCCGTGCTGCCCTTCTACGAGCGGCTGGGCTACGCGGTGTACGGCGAGCCCTTCGAGGAGGTGGGCGTGCCCCACCGCCACATGCAGCGCCTGCTGGCAGAGGGCTGA